Below is a genomic region from Longibacter salinarum.
CTCGCCCGGCTCTTCGTGATCGAACACGTGTACCGGACCAACGGCTCGTACATTTCGCGGAAGACCTGTTCGTAGGCGGAGCGGTCGGACTCCTTCAAACGTCGGCACCACTCATCGAAGGATACGTCGGTCATGGACGAAGGATGGGCGACGGCAGCGGGCACGAGGGAGGAAGATGAGTTCGAGGCCGTGTCACGCAGAATACACGCCGTCGAAGTTCGGTGACTACTCGTCTGTTGTATAAACGCGTTCTTTACAGCGGGTCGTGGGGAGGCTCATCTCTGCGGATCTTTTCGTCTGGACATGCACGACCTGCTACACAGGCCGAGAGATCGTCGGATCGTCAAGATCATCGCGTTTGCTCCGGATCTGTCCTGGCGTCTTTCCGATGAAGGAGCGAAGCGTACGTGTGAGGTGAGGCTGGTCAAAAAAACCGGCATCCAGTGCGATGACAGCGAGAGAACGATCGGTTGAGACCAGCAACTCGCTGGCATGGTCGACGCGGCGCTGAAGAACGTATTGCCAGGGCGTCGTATCGTGCACCGTTTTGAACGCTCGACCCAGCGTCGATACGCTGACGTCGGCCGCTGACGCAAGGCGGCGTAGACGCAGGTCGGGGTCGCCGAGGTGATCGTCTACGAATGACTCGGCTCGCCCGACGACAATTTCCGGCGCGACGGAGGGATCCGCGACGGGCATCCGATCGCGGCGATCCGAACGACGTGCGCGAACAACCAGTCGGCGAACGGACGGAGAGCGACGGTCCAGGCGCGATGGGAAGGCGTGGACAAACATCATCGAACAATGTGAGGGATAGTCAGGTGATGATGAAGGTCGCAGACCGAAGCCGTGAGACGTCATAAAAGGCATCGCGCTTCATGTTTTCTACACGACGGGATCGGTTCTGCGTTCCTCCGAGTGGTGTGATATCAGGGTATGCATGTCCACCGCGGAATGGATTGCAGAATTTCGTCATGCGGAACGTGCGATCGGTGCTCCATAGGAGCAGCCCGAACGACCCGGACATAACAGGTCAGGACGGAGAAAACCCGTGGTGCTTTACCCCGCCCTGTCGCGACATTGAAGGGTCGATCCTGATGAAACGCCTCCTCTGCGACTCCTTTCTCGTTCTCGTTTGCTATGCCCATTCCGTCTCTGCCCGACTCGTCCGCTTCCGGTGCCCTACAACTGATCGATGCCGAGCAGGACACCCCGCTCAGTCGCAAGGAACTTGTCGACACGCTGGAGGCTCTCGCGGATCGGTTTCGCTACGAGAACATCAATATCCGACTTCTGCTGACGGCCCTGTCCGCAGCAATCCATACAGAGGAAGAGCGCGATCTCGCTCGTCACGTGGCCAAGTTTGAGGCCACGCGCCAGACGGCCGCTGCTCAGGAACGCCTCCTCCGGGAAGCCCTCTCGATTCTGGATGCCTCGGCGGAGTGACGGGGCGAACATTCAGTCGCGCCCGGGGGTTCACGCGGTCCGTGATCTCTCGCCGTCAACGTCGTCCCCTATGTCTGTATCGGACCATGTCCGCGTAGAAACACGAGGATCGGTGTATACCGTCATCCTCGATCGCCCGGAGCGTCGAAATGCCATCGACCCGAAGATGGCGCAAGATCTCGCGCAGGCGTTTCGTGACTTCGAAAATGACGAGTCCGCCGCCGTTGCTGTTCTCTATGGCATCGGAGGACACTTCAGCGCGGGCGCGGATCTGAAAGCGATCGCCGATGGAAACCTTCACCCAATTGAGCCGGACCCGTCGAAGGATGGGCCGCTCGGCTGCACGAGAATGCTGTTGTCGAAGCCGGTGATTGCCGCGGTCGAAGGATACGCCGTGGCCGGTGGCCTGGAGCTGGCGTGCTGGTGTGATCTGCGCGTCGTCGCCGAGGACGCTACCTTCGGCGTATTCTGCCGCCGCGTGGGGGTGCCTCTTGTGGACGGTGGAACGCAGCGATTGCCGGAGATTGTCGGACTCGGGCGCGCGCTCGATCTGATTCTGACGGGACGAGAAGTCCCTGCTACAGAGGCGCACGCGATGGGACTTGCGACGCGGGTTGTGCCCAACGGTTCGACTCGGGAGGAGGCGGAGGCGCTGGCACTCACGCTCGCATCGATGCCCCAGCTGTGTATGCGCTCGGATCGCCGGGCGACCTACGAAGGTGTGGGGATGACGGAAAAAGCGGGACTCGCGCGCGAGGCAGAACTGGGTCGCCAGGTGTTGTCATCAGGCGAGCCGATCGAGGCGGCTAAGCGCTACGCCCGTCGCCGCCGGGCCGCGAGGGAGCATCCCACGGACGAGGAGGCATAGCAGGCCGTGTCAGGTCTGCGGACGAACGCGATTGGTGGGCGTGGCCGAGTATGGGTCTTCCGGCCAGTAGTGCTTGGGGTATCGCCCGCGCATATCCTTGGCGACCTCGTGATAGGTCTCGTCCCAGAAGTTCTTCAGGTCCTGCGTAATCTGCACGGGCCGCTGCGCCGGCGAAAGCAGATGGACCGTAATCGGCACCCGGCCGCCGGCGATGCGAGGGGTGCTTGTTTGCCCGAACATTTCCTGGAGCCGAACCGCGAGCACGGGGGCGTCGGGGTCGGAGTAATCGATCGGTCGGTTTGAGCCGCTCGGGACCGTGATGTGCGTTGGGGCGACGTCGTCAAGTTCGTTGCGCTGATCCCATGACAGCTGGTCATTCAGCAGCTGCGTGACGTGAAGGCCGTTCAGGTCGCTGGCTCGCCGCATCCCGTAGACATGTGGCAACAACCACTCGTCGAGCGACTGCATCAGGGCTTCGTCGCGAACGTCCGGCCATTCATCGCCGAGATGATGGTGCAGGAAAATGATGCGTTCCTGCAGTTGGCGAGCATTTTTGGTCCACTTCAAAAGGTCGAGCCCATGTTCTCGGACGCCATCGAGAACGGCGCGCGCGAGCGTCTCAGGGTCAGGATTTTCGACCGGGCCGTCTTTCAGGATAATGGCGCCGAGGCGCGTTTGCTCTCGGGCTCGAACCCGGCGCGCCTCCGCATCCCATGCGACGTGGACATCCGTCTCCATGTGGTCGCTGAAGTAATCTGTCAGGTCGTCATGGCTGATCGGGGCCGCGAGAAAGACGCGGCTTTCGCGGCGACGCCCGTCGACATGAGCTGCTACGAGGTAGTCTGCATCCGACAAGAGTTGCGGGGAAGGGAGGGCGGCGGCCCGACCGTTACGGAGCCGGAAACGGCCATTCGATCCATCCCGGTGCTCCGCGATTCGGTCCGGGTAGGCGAAGGCCGTGAGGAGCCCACACGCCTCAATATCGCCGTGCCGGTCGAGGCTCGTGCCGGTGGTGCGGCGCCAGTGATCGGCGATGGAGCGGACGTGTTCGGCTGCGCCGTACGGGACGACATAGTTACGCGCATGATTGGGTGTGGGACGTCCGCCCGTCCGGAGGCGCCGCAGGGCTTCGAGGCGAAGGCGAAGGTCGACATCGGGGGCCTGGCCCTGCCCGCGGAAGATGTCGCGCTCGCTGAGAAGCGCGGCGAGGTCACAGGCGATGGCGGCATGCCCGAGCACCTGCCCATTGACCAGCATATGGGCGAGGCGAGGATGCAGGCCGAGCGCAGCCATCTCGCGTCCATGGTCGGTGATTGCTCCATCCCTGTCGAGTGCATCCAGTCGACGCAGCAGGTCGCGTGCCTGCTCGTAAGCGGCCGCGGGCGGTGGGTCCAACCAGCGAAGCTCGGCGGGGTCCGAGACGCCCCACATCGCGAGCTCCAGGGCGAGCGGCGCCAGGTCCGCGTCCACAATCTCCGGCGGCGTGTGATCCTTCAGGTGCTGATGCGTGTGCTTCGTCCAGAGCCGATAGCAGACGCCCGGGCTGAGGCGCCCCGCGCGGCCGGCTCGCTGATCGGCAGAGGCGTTCGACACCTTCACCGTGTCTAACCGTGTCATGCCGCTCTGCGGATCGAATCGCGGCGTACGGACGCGCCCGCTATCTACGACGACACGGATGCCCTCGATCGTGAGTGACGTCTCCGCGATGTCGGTGGAGAGGACCACTTTGCGGCGGTCGTCCGGACTCGGTTCAATGGCCGCGTCCTGTTGCTTCGTCGGAAGGTTGCCGAAGAGCGGGTGCACATCCACATCCGACGGCAGGCCCCGATCCTTCAGGGACGACTCGACGCGTCGGATTTCGCCCGCTCCCGGAAGGAAGACCAGCACGTCGCCGGATTCCTCGCGGAGCACATCGACGATCTTGCTGGTGACGTGCGGCTCGATGTAGTCGTCCGGCGTCTCGTCGGCATAGTGGATGTCTACCGGATAGCTTCGGCCCTTGCTTTCGATCAGCGGGGCGTCCAGAAGCTCTGCGATCGGACCGGTATCCAGCGTGGCCGACATCAC
It encodes:
- a CDS encoding helix-turn-helix transcriptional regulator, with amino-acid sequence MMFVHAFPSRLDRRSPSVRRLVVRARRSDRRDRMPVADPSVAPEIVVGRAESFVDDHLGDPDLRLRRLASAADVSVSTLGRAFKTVHDTTPWQYVLQRRVDHASELLVSTDRSLAVIALDAGFFDQPHLTRTLRSFIGKTPGQIRSKRDDLDDPTISRPV
- the hrpB gene encoding ATP-dependent helicase HrpB, yielding MSSRSIPPSDLPIEDVLPELRQTLRDRPEAVLQAPTGAGKTTRVPLALLNETWLSGDKIIMLEPRRLAARAAARRMAHTLGERAGQTIGYRVRMDTKVSSKTRVEVVTEGVLTRMVQDDPSLDGVGCVIFDEFHERNLQADLGLALALETQDVFRPDLRLLVMSATLDTGPIAELLDAPLIESKGRSYPVDIHYADETPDDYIEPHVTSKIVDVLREESGDVLVFLPGAGEIRRVESSLKDRGLPSDVDVHPLFGNLPTKQQDAAIEPSPDDRRKVVLSTDIAETSLTIEGIRVVVDSGRVRTPRFDPQSGMTRLDTVKVSNASADQRAGRAGRLSPGVCYRLWTKHTHQHLKDHTPPEIVDADLAPLALELAMWGVSDPAELRWLDPPPAAAYEQARDLLRRLDALDRDGAITDHGREMAALGLHPRLAHMLVNGQVLGHAAIACDLAALLSERDIFRGQGQAPDVDLRLRLEALRRLRTGGRPTPNHARNYVVPYGAAEHVRSIADHWRRTTGTSLDRHGDIEACGLLTAFAYPDRIAEHRDGSNGRFRLRNGRAAALPSPQLLSDADYLVAAHVDGRRRESRVFLAAPISHDDLTDYFSDHMETDVHVAWDAEARRVRAREQTRLGAIILKDGPVENPDPETLARAVLDGVREHGLDLLKWTKNARQLQERIIFLHHHLGDEWPDVRDEALMQSLDEWLLPHVYGMRRASDLNGLHVTQLLNDQLSWDQRNELDDVAPTHITVPSGSNRPIDYSDPDAPVLAVRLQEMFGQTSTPRIAGGRVPITVHLLSPAQRPVQITQDLKNFWDETYHEVAKDMRGRYPKHYWPEDPYSATPTNRVRPQT
- a CDS encoding crotonase/enoyl-CoA hydratase family protein; the protein is MSVSDHVRVETRGSVYTVILDRPERRNAIDPKMAQDLAQAFRDFENDESAAVAVLYGIGGHFSAGADLKAIADGNLHPIEPDPSKDGPLGCTRMLLSKPVIAAVEGYAVAGGLELACWCDLRVVAEDATFGVFCRRVGVPLVDGGTQRLPEIVGLGRALDLILTGREVPATEAHAMGLATRVVPNGSTREEAEALALTLASMPQLCMRSDRRATYEGVGMTEKAGLAREAELGRQVLSSGEPIEAAKRYARRRRAAREHPTDEEA